Sequence from the bacterium genome:
AACCGTTTTGTGGTATGATGTGCCCCGGAAGTCGCAGCGCCGACGGGGCGGGGCCAGCGGGGTGGGGGAGTGGGGCGCATTCTCACCTAGAGGAGCGAGTGCAGATGAGATCGGGGCTCTTGTCGCTGCTGACGTTGGCGCTACTGCTGTCGGCCACCGGGGCCATGGCCCTGGAGAAGCCGCAGGTGACCATGCCGCAAGAAGGGGCCGTACTGGGGCCCAACTACGACATCACCGGCAGCATGCCCTACAAGGCCTTCCTGGTGCTGCTCACCGATGTCCTGACCGCTGACGGTACGGTGCTGCGCACGGTGCCCGGCATCCGCCACTGGACCGCCGCCGACGGCACCTTCCACTTCCGCGCCGCCAGCCCCCGTGTCTCGATCGGCGAGAAGAACACCGTGGTCAGCTACCGCATCCGCCTGTTCGAGGCCACCGCCCAGGGCAACGGTCCCGAGACGGTCATCAACTGCGCGATGGAGCAGTAGGGCAGGGGACAGGGAACAGCGGTCAGGGAGCAGGGCTCCGGCCTGACCGTCCTCCGCAGGAATCAGAACGGCGCAGCCGCCTTCACGTGGCTGCGCCGTTGTTGTTTGCCGTTGCTGTCTGCCGTACGCCGTATGCCGTTCCCGTTCTTCCGTCCTTCGGTTCTTCCGTTCCCGCCGTCAGATCAGGCTGGCCACCAGGTCGCCGGTCTGCTGCGTCGCGCCCTCCGGCCCCGTCGTCGTCGGCACCTTGCCGGTGGCCAGCGCCGTGGTGATGGCCGTGTCTATCGCCTGCGCGGCGGCCGCTTCGCCCAGCGTCTCGAGCATCATCTGCACCGCCGCGATGGCCGCGATCGGGCAGGCCTTGCCCAGGCCGGCGTGCTTGGGCGCGCTGCCGTGGATCGGCTCGAACATCGAGACGCCCTCGGGGTTGATGTTGCCCGAGGCCGCCACGCCCATCCCGCCCTGGATCATCGCGCCCAGGTCCGTGATGATGTCGCCGAACATGTTGGTCGTCACGATCACGTCGAACCACTCGGGGTTCTTGACGAACCACATGCAGCAGGCGTCTACGAAGGCGTGCTCCTGGGTGATGTCGGAGTACTCCTGGCCGACCTCGGCATATGTCCGCGTCCACAGGTCGTGGCCGTGGGTCAGCACGTTGGCCTTATCCACCATGGTGATGGTGTTGTTCTTGGCGCGCTGGCGGGCCAGCTCGAAGGCGTAGCGGATGATCCGCTCGGTGCCCTTGCGGGTGTACACCGCGAGCTGGGTGGCCACCTCATCGGGCGTCCCCTTCTTCATGCTCCCGCCAATGCCCACATACATGTCCTCGGTGTTCTCGCGCACGACCACGAAGTCAATGTCCTCGGGCCCCTTGTCCTTCAGGGGCGTGTCCACGCCGGGGTACAGCTTCACGGGCCGCAGATTCACGTACTGATCCAGGTCGAAGCGCAGCTTCAGCAGGATGCCGTGCTCGAGGATGCCCGGCTGCACGTCGGGGTGGCCAACCGCCCCCAGGTAGATCGCGTCCACCTGGCGCAGCTCATCCATGACTGAATCCGGCAGCACCTCGCCGGTCTTCAGGTAGCGTTCGCCGCCGATGTCATAGGGGATCGTCTCATACTTCAGGCTGAACTTGCGGGCCACGACCTCCAGCACCTTGAGGCCCTCGGCGACAACCTCCGGGCCGATACCATCACAGGGCAGCAAAGCGATCTTGTACATGGTAACATCCTTTCATCATGTGGATGCGTCTGGTCTGTTCCAATCGTCTGTGTTGCGCGCCCACGCGGCAAC
This genomic interval carries:
- a CDS encoding 3-isopropylmalate dehydrogenase, with amino-acid sequence MYKIALLPCDGIGPEVVAEGLKVLEVVARKFSLKYETIPYDIGGERYLKTGEVLPDSVMDELRQVDAIYLGAVGHPDVQPGILEHGILLKLRFDLDQYVNLRPVKLYPGVDTPLKDKGPEDIDFVVVRENTEDMYVGIGGSMKKGTPDEVATQLAVYTRKGTERIIRYAFELARQRAKNNTITMVDKANVLTHGHDLWTRTYAEVGQEYSDITQEHAFVDACCMWFVKNPEWFDVIVTTNMFGDIITDLGAMIQGGMGVAASGNINPEGVSMFEPIHGSAPKHAGLGKACPIAAIAAVQMMLETLGEAAAAQAIDTAITTALATGKVPTTTGPEGATQQTGDLVASLI